Part of the Scomber japonicus isolate fScoJap1 unplaced genomic scaffold, fScoJap1.pri scaffold_684, whole genome shotgun sequence genome is shown below.
TTAGTTTACAACCATGTAAAAGccacattacagtaaaagtactgcagtattatagtgatgtagtatgcagtattacagtaaaagtactgcagtattatagtgatgtagtatgcagtattacagtaaaagtactgcagtattatagtgatgtagtatgcagtattacagtaaaagtactgcagtattatagtgatgtagtatgcagtattacagtaaaagtactgcagtattatagtgatgtagtatgcagtattacagtaaaagtactgcagtattatagtgatgtagtatgcagtattacagtaaaagtactgcagtattatagtgatgtagtatgcagtattacagtaaaagtactgcagtattatagtgatgtagtatgcagtattacagtaaaagtactgcagtattatagtgatgtagtatgcagtattacagtaaaagtactgcagtattatagtgatgtagtatgcagtattacagtaaaagtactgcagtattatagtgatgtagtatgcagtattacagtaaaagtactgcagtattatagtgatgtagtatgaagtattacagtaaaggtactgcagtattatagtgatgtaatatgcagtattacagtaaaagtactgcagtattatagtgatgtagtaagcagtattacagtaaaagtactgcagtattatagagatgtagtatgcagtattacagtaaaagtactgcagtattatagtgatgtagtatgcagtattacagtaaaagtactgcagtattatagtgatgtagtatgcagtattacagtaaaggtactgcagtattatagtgatgtagtatgcagtattacagtaaaagtactgcagtattatgagtgatgtagtatgcagtattacagtaaaagtactacagtattatagtggtgtagtatgcagtattacagtaaaagtactgcagtattatagtgatgtagtatgcagtattacagtaaaggtactgcagtattatagtgatgtagtatgcagtattacagtaaaggtactgcagtattatagtgatgtagtattcagtattacagtaaaagtactgcagtattatagtgatgtagtatgcagtattacagtaaaagtactgcagtattatagtgatgtagtatgcagtattacagtaaaagtactgcagtattatagtgatgtagtatgcagtattacagtaaaagtactgcagtattatgagtgatgtagtatgcagtattacagtaaaagtactgcagtattatagtgatgtagtatgcagtattacagtaaaagtactgcagtattatagtgatgtagtatgcagtattacagtaaaagtactgcagtattatagtgatgtagtatgcagtattacagtaaaagtactgcagtattatgagtgatgtagtgtgcagtattacagtaaaagtactgcagtattatgagtgatgtagtatgcagtattacagtaaaattactgcagtattatagtgatgtagtatgcagtattacagtaaaagtactgcagtattatagtgatgtagtatgcagtattacagtaaaactactgcagtattatagtgatgtagtatgcagtattacagtaaaagtactgcagtattatagtgatgtagtatgtagtattacagtaaaagtactgcagtattatagtgatgtagtatgcagtattacagtaaaagtactgcagtattatgagtgatgtagtatacagtattacagtaaaagtactgcagtattatagtgatgtagtatgcagtattacagtaaaagtacacaagctttgaatgagaagaaaacactttgatcactgttgataaaatggtgtttattgattattgaagcttcagattgttgacacatccaatcagtaaagtgtgatcaatgatttcatgttcagattgacttcatccacacagtcagttagtgtaacccagaatgtcagctatgtacaagaacatcattaatgattattatcatgatcattacagtttgattgaacatttctttatgaatctCAAAAGAGTGTGTCTATGTTTGTGGAGCCCgaccaaaatggaaaaaaaagaaagaaaaaagactatCATCACAGAGGGCCGCTGGGCAACGCATGGTGGATACAGGCCAgaacagaacaaatgaaaagttaaaacatctgacacatgaagtctgaaatgacttctgtctatttcactttacacaactcagctgtggatcCAAAACCACCAACataaagtccagcatagagaggctgagtgaatgtggtctggactctgtggaggagagtcatggtttcagagacgctgtagaaggacagaatacctgctctgtgatccaggtacactccgactctggaggaaccagGACCTGAGACGTGAGTTTCAATGCTGTTGAAGTAAAATTCATAACTGTTAGTCTCACACCAtaaagcccaagatttgtcattatatccaaataGAGATTcatctcctgctctgctgatattcttgtatgcaaCTGCTACATCAACTCCCCAACCTCCTccgctccactccacctcccagtaacaacgtccagtcagactctctctactcaggacctgaggatcatcagtgaatctgtctgtgtgactagaataagactgttgttgttctgtaaattttacttttctgttcccttcagataataacagctctgtgtttgctgtgtttggatccagagtgatttcacatgaatattttaagaactcagctctggtcttgggtggttgtggcagtaaaacgtccacttcagtcactgccagtgagatgtttgtccatttgtccctcaggatgtcctgtagtttatctctgagctctgacacagctgctgtcacatcctcaaagtatctcagaggacggatattgatgctggatgagtctgtaggttcactgagttgtgacactgaggggtagttttgtagaaactggttgtgatcctctgtgtgtgagagctgcttcagttcagcgtctttcctcttcagctcagtgatctcctgctgcagcttctcctgaagctctttgactccactcacttcagtttcctgctgggatctgatctgctgcttcacatcagagcttcttttctggaggagacggatcagctcagtgaagatcttccCACTGTCCttcactgctttatcagcagagtgactgacggcctccacctcctgttgaagcagcttcacatctttctctctgtcctggattctctgctggatgtttagtcgactcacctcgagctctctctgcctctcagtcctttctgctgcagctgggactgtgtcgtggcctttatgatcctccatagtgcacagataacagatactcttcttatctgtacggcagaatatcttcatcgcctcatcatgacgagagcagatgttctcctggagcttcttggagggctccaccagtttgtgttttttaaatgtaggtgattcatagtgagactggaggtgattctcacagtaagaggccagacacaccagacaggacttgaaggctttcagcttcctcccagtgcagacatcacaggccacatcttcaggtccagcatagcagtgatcagcaggagcagcttggagtccagtcttcttcagctgctccactaaagctgctaacatggtgtttttcttcaggacaggcctcggtgtgaaggcctctctgcactgagggcagctgtagatattcctctgatcctctccatcccagaatcctttaatacagctcatacagtagctgtgtccacaggaagtagtcaccggatccttcagtagatccagacagatcacaCAAGAGAAGGattctcggtccagctgatctctctgcgccatttcagctctcagaggcaacgactgactgagtttcacttcctgttactgCAGCCTGATAGCCATGCTGATAGCTCTGTGTGCGTCaaatgttggttacacccatccaTTCATTGTAGatctgaaggaaggaaacagctgtttcctcatttacagtaaagtctcagttaaatgctgctcaacatttaactttattgCCATGTACAAATCGTACTTGTCGTAACAGTACTTGTAGTAATAGTACTTCTAGAGCTGGTGAAACTGTAATGTCCTACAGCCCGTGAACGCCCTGCAGAGATTGCGCTGGGCATGCGCAATATGCTCTACCAGGAGATTCCCGCGGGTCGCCGGTAGTCCCGGTTCCGTTCATCCTCAATCATAACGGAGCGGACAGAACCGGGCTGCTCTCCGGTGAACTGGAGCAGAGGATGCTAACTGTTAGCCGCTCAGAGCAGAGACCGAGCGGCCCGCTGCGGGTTGAGGTTAGCTCTGAGGCTAGCCGGCCAGCTAACACAGGCGCTAACGGTAGCATCAGCGGCCAGGTGAGACCACACGGGCCGGTAACACCACCGGTAACTGCCGGTAACACTGCCGGTACCTGCCGTGATTCATACGGATGTTagtttattgttattaaatTAATGAGAATAAACTTGAGTCGAGTTTTAATCCCGGGGAGAGTTGACAGCgccattagcattagcattagcagctaTAGTTGACGTGCTGAGGCAGAAACACCAACAACactaaataaccttaaatattcTTCTTATTACTTTAGTTTACGGGCTGGTTTTAACTCTATGTAGCTTGTGTTGCTGTGATTAAAGTGTTGGTTTGCCTCCAGCAGAAGGACATGTTTGATTATTAAACATaagaccaaaacaaacacaaccaggTGTTACACAGAAATCTGTTACCATCAGATTTAGTGACTGAAGGCAGAcgcttaataataataataataccactTAATACTAATTTATTAGTCCAATATTTAATCTATTTGACATTAAACTAATTTACAGCAGTTGTATAAACCTGTATAAACCTGTATAACACTAGATAAATAAACTAGCAGCAAGTTAAagcaatattaaaacataatcagcatcaaaaataaagaataattgAGTTAAAGTAAGACAGGTGTTACACAGAAATGTGTTACCGTCAGATTCAGTGACTGGAGGCAGATGTTTAATAATACTctacagcagaggtgtcaaactcatttcattcaagggccacatacagtccaatttgatctgatgtgggccggatcattaaaaagatggatggaaggaaggaaggaaggaaggaaggaaggaaggatggatggatggaagggaggattgaaagaggaaaggaagaaaggaaaggagggaagggaggattgaaagaggaaaggaagaaaggaaaggagggaaggaaggagggaagaaggaaagatggaaggaagacaggataggtggaaggaaggaaggaaggaaggaaaagaaaacagaaagaaaagatggaaggaagaaaggaaggaaagaagaaggaagaaaagatggagggaagacaggacaggtggaaggaaggaaggaaaagaagacaaaggaaagatggaaggaaggaaggaaggaaggaaggaacaaagaaagaaaaggaggaaggaaggaaagaagacaagaagaaaaggaggaaggaaagatggaaggaaggaattaagtaacaaagaatgaaaagaaggaaggaaaagaagacaggaagtgggccggggtggaccccttggcgggccggttctggcccacgggccgcatgtttgacacccctgctctacaggGTTATTATGTTATCCTGATGTTTACAGAGAGGACATGCGGGAACAGTGGTACAGAGGGTTTAATACTACCTTATTGGCCATCATACATCTtgtctccttacttccttcctgttttcctccctccttacttcattcctcttttcctcctccctcctatctttccttccttcttcttcttccttctctccgtcctcccttctctttcctccatcctcttactctttccttccttccttccttacttcattcctctttcctcctccctccttactcatttccgtcttccttccttcccttctctccttcctcctttcctcttttcctccctccctccttactcatttccgtccttccttccttccttctctccttcctcctttcctcttttcctccatccctccttactcttttcctttcttccttccttcctcttttcctccatccctccttactcccttccttccttccttctctccttcctcccttcctcttttcctccatccctccttactcttttcctctctccctccttactcctttcctttcttccttcattccttccttctctccttcctcccttcccttcgtttttttaaaaacactgaaatgaaactCTGATTTCTCCTTCAGGCTGATGTGCTGACTCCTCCTCGCAGCGCCGACGCCACCCacagacgaggaagaggaggagaggaggaggaggaggaggaggaggaggaggagggaggaaggcgaTGGCGCCGGTGTCAGACGTGGAAGTGTCCTCGGTCtcagggagaggaaggagagcaggaCCGCTGTCTCTGGACGACTGCCTCTGTCCCGTCTGTCTGGAGATCTACATGGAGCCGGTCACGCttccctgcacacacactttctgcaaggtaacacacacacaacacacacagagagacacacacacacagacacacacacacacacacagagagacacacacacacagacacacacacaccctgcacaAATAAAATTAGGGCCCTATGATTTCAGCGATAGACtgtattccttctttccttcgttcctcttttctttcctccctcctttcttccctccctcctttcttccctcccttccttcctccctcccttccttcttcccttccttccttcatccctccctccctccctccttctcttacttccttccttttctcctaccttccttccgttccttcc
Proteins encoded:
- the LOC128354838 gene encoding E3 ubiquitin/ISG15 ligase TRIM25-like — encoded protein: MAQRDQLDRESFSCVICLDLLKDPVTTSCGHSYCMSCIKGFWDGEDQRNIYSCPQCREAFTPRPVLKKNTMLAALVEQLKKTGLQAAPADHCYAGPEDVACDVCTGRKLKAFKSCLVCLASYCENHLQSHYESPTFKKHKLVEPSKKLQENICSRHDEAMKIFCRTDKKSICYLCTMEDHKGHDTVPAAAERTERQRELEVSRLNIQQRIQDREKDVKLLQQEVEAVSHSADKAVKDSGKIFTELIRLLQKRSSDVKQQIRSQQETEVSGVKELQEKLQQEITELKRKDAELKQLSHTEDHNQFLQNYPSVSQLSEPTDSSSINIRPLRYFEDVTAAVSELRDKLQDILRDKWTNISLAVTEVDVLLPQPPKTRAEFLKYSCEITLDPNTANTELLLSEGNRKVKFTEQQQSYSSHTDRFTDDPQVLSRESLTGRCYWEVEWSGGGWGVDVAVAYKNISRAGDESLFGYNDKSWALWCETNSYEFYFNSIETHVSGPGSSRVGVYLDHRAGILSFYSVSETMTLLHRVQTTFTQPLYAGLYVGGFGSTAELCKVK